The Terriglobia bacterium genome has a window encoding:
- a CDS encoding methyltransferase domain-containing protein, with product MADWDERYRKGENIDAAPDPLVTRFGTILPAGRALDLACGPGRHALWLAEHGWDVTAVDSSRAGIEILRKRAEDRGVRVDSVIADLERHEFAIQPASFDLIVVVHYLQRDLFPAIRKGVRLGGAVIAAIAMIDETPLVRPMNPAYLVEPGDLRAYFEGWRLLHDFEGKPPGDPTRRASAEIVAVR from the coding sequence ATGGCCGATTGGGACGAACGTTACCGGAAAGGCGAGAACATCGATGCCGCGCCGGATCCCCTGGTGACGCGGTTCGGCACGATATTGCCTGCGGGCCGGGCGTTGGATCTGGCGTGCGGTCCCGGCAGGCATGCACTGTGGCTGGCCGAACACGGGTGGGACGTTACCGCGGTGGATTCTTCGCGGGCCGGAATCGAGATCCTTCGAAAGCGGGCAGAGGACAGAGGCGTGCGGGTCGACTCCGTTATTGCTGATCTCGAGCGGCATGAGTTTGCGATTCAACCCGCGTCCTTCGACTTGATCGTCGTCGTGCATTACCTTCAACGTGACTTGTTCCCGGCGATCCGGAAAGGCGTCCGGTTGGGCGGAGCCGTTATCGCGGCGATTGCGATGATCGATGAGACTCCGCTCGTCCGGCCGATGAACCCGGCATACCTGGTCGAGCCGGGTGACCTTCGCGCTTACTTCGAGGGATGGAGACTCCTGCACGACTTCGAAGGTAAACCGCCGGGCGATCCGACCCGGCGCGCGTCGGCTGAAATTGTGGCTGTGCGATAG
- a CDS encoding PQQ-dependent dehydrogenase, methanol/ethanol family has product MKRTALTVLCLLTLLGSVVKAQVSNERLLRAAEEPQNWLTYSGTYASQRYSTLRQITPANVKTLEQKWIYQADSLEKFETSPLVVDGIMYITQAPSDAVALDAKTGRIFWIYRYYPSPDARPCCGSVNRGLAISGDTLFLATLDAHLIALDAKTGHPIWNVKVANPAAGYVMTVAPLVVKDKVIAGIAGGEFGVRGFIAAYDVRTGREAWRFNTIPGPGEPGHETWKGDDWQHGGAPIWVTGSYDPALNLTYWGTGNPGPDWNPAQREGDNLYSDSVVALDPDTGALKWFYQFSPHDPYDYDSTQVPVLVDANWRGTPRKLMMWGNRNGFFYVLDRTNGQYLAGYPFVKVNWASGLDPKTGRPVQTPQPDGAPTFPGVQGATNWYSPSYSPRTGLFYLAAWEDYASVFIKEAQKYEEGRRFVGGRPASPIPGGQNVPSLKSGPINLWTEAAGHGAIVAIDPNSGEKKWKFNMTDVTDSGILTTATDLLFAGGREGYFHALNARSGELLWKTSLGGQVDSGPMTFQVDGKQYVTVAAGHALFTFALREGN; this is encoded by the coding sequence ATGAAAAGAACAGCGCTCACCGTCCTGTGCCTGCTGACACTGCTCGGATCCGTCGTGAAAGCTCAGGTGTCGAACGAGCGCCTGCTGCGCGCCGCGGAAGAGCCGCAGAACTGGCTCACGTATTCGGGAACATACGCCAGCCAGCGCTACAGCACGCTCCGGCAGATCACTCCGGCCAACGTGAAGACGCTCGAACAGAAATGGATCTATCAGGCCGACTCGCTCGAGAAGTTCGAAACCTCGCCCCTCGTCGTCGACGGCATCATGTACATCACGCAGGCGCCGAGTGACGCTGTTGCACTCGATGCAAAAACCGGCCGCATCTTCTGGATCTATCGTTACTATCCCTCACCCGATGCCCGGCCGTGTTGCGGGTCCGTGAACCGCGGCCTCGCGATTTCCGGCGACACGCTCTTCCTCGCGACTCTCGACGCGCACCTCATCGCACTCGACGCGAAAACCGGACACCCCATCTGGAACGTCAAAGTCGCGAATCCGGCTGCCGGCTACGTCATGACCGTCGCGCCGCTCGTGGTCAAGGACAAGGTTATCGCCGGCATCGCGGGCGGAGAATTCGGAGTCCGCGGCTTCATCGCCGCCTACGACGTTCGCACCGGACGCGAAGCCTGGCGCTTCAACACGATTCCAGGCCCCGGCGAACCGGGACACGAAACCTGGAAAGGCGACGACTGGCAACACGGAGGCGCTCCCATCTGGGTCACCGGATCCTACGATCCGGCTCTGAATCTCACCTACTGGGGAACCGGCAATCCCGGGCCGGACTGGAATCCCGCTCAGCGCGAAGGCGACAATCTCTACTCCGACTCCGTCGTCGCGCTCGATCCCGACACCGGCGCCTTGAAGTGGTTTTATCAATTCTCACCGCACGATCCCTACGACTACGATTCCACTCAAGTCCCTGTCCTCGTGGATGCAAACTGGCGCGGCACCCCCCGCAAGCTCATGATGTGGGGCAATCGCAACGGCTTCTTCTATGTTCTCGATCGGACCAACGGGCAGTACCTCGCCGGATATCCGTTCGTGAAGGTGAACTGGGCCAGCGGCCTCGATCCCAAAACCGGACGGCCGGTCCAGACGCCGCAACCCGACGGCGCTCCGACATTCCCAGGCGTCCAGGGGGCGACGAACTGGTATTCGCCGTCATACAGTCCGCGAACCGGACTCTTCTACCTCGCTGCGTGGGAAGACTATGCCAGCGTCTTTATAAAGGAAGCCCAGAAATACGAAGAAGGACGCCGCTTCGTCGGCGGCCGCCCGGCAAGTCCGATTCCCGGCGGCCAGAACGTCCCTTCGCTCAAGAGCGGTCCGATCAACTTGTGGACCGAAGCGGCCGGTCACGGCGCCATCGTCGCCATCGATCCGAATAGCGGTGAGAAAAAGTGGAAATTCAATATGACCGATGTCACCGACAGTGGCATTCTCACGACCGCCACCGATCTTCTATTTGCCGGCGGCCGCGAAGGCTACTTCCACGCTCTCAATGCGCGAAGCGGCGAGCTGCTATGGAAAACAAGTCTCGGCGGGCAGGTCGACTCCGGTCCGATGACGTTCCAGGTCGACGGCAAGCAGTACGTTACGGTCGCGGCCGGCCATGCTCTCTTTACATTTGCCCTACGAGAGGGAAATTAG
- a CDS encoding c-type cytochrome, which translates to MLIVLLLAGLLAAQEHVGQYSQADVEAGYRLYNSNCITCHGANGDSVPGVNLRSGQFRHASSDADLNRLLQTGIPGTAMPPGKFGTGDLAALVAYLRTMHEFDTRPLARGDAARGENIFQEKGNCTTCHRVNGKGSRTGPDLSDIGAIRSPEALQGSLMDPTASMLPLNRSVRAVTRDGKTITGRRLNEDTYTVQLIDSQERLISLTKSDLRDYTVVKTSPMPSFEDKLSAAEVDDLVAYLRTLKGMR; encoded by the coding sequence ATGTTGATTGTTTTGCTACTTGCCGGACTGCTGGCGGCCCAGGAACATGTCGGCCAATATTCGCAGGCCGATGTCGAAGCGGGCTACAGGCTCTATAACTCGAATTGCATTACGTGTCATGGCGCCAACGGCGACTCGGTTCCCGGCGTGAACCTGAGAAGCGGCCAGTTCCGGCACGCTTCTTCGGATGCCGACTTGAACCGCCTTCTCCAGACCGGAATCCCCGGAACCGCGATGCCACCGGGCAAATTCGGAACTGGCGACCTTGCCGCGCTGGTAGCTTACCTGCGAACCATGCACGAATTCGACACCCGGCCTCTGGCGCGCGGCGATGCGGCCCGCGGCGAAAACATCTTCCAAGAAAAAGGCAATTGCACGACCTGCCATCGCGTGAACGGGAAAGGCTCGCGAACGGGACCCGACCTGAGCGACATCGGCGCGATCCGCTCGCCCGAAGCGCTGCAGGGATCGCTGATGGATCCCACCGCGTCCATGCTGCCCCTCAACCGCTCCGTTCGCGCCGTCACGCGCGACGGAAAAACCATTACAGGCCGCCGGTTGAACGAGGACACCTACACCGTTCAGTTGATCGACTCGCAGGAACGGCTCATCTCTCTCACAAAGTCCGATCTGCGTGACTACACGGTCGTCAAAACTTCTCCGATGCCTTCATTTGAGGACAAACTTTCCGCGGCCGAGGTGGACGATCTCGTGGCCTACCTCCGCACCTTGAAAGGAATGCGATGA
- a CDS encoding phage Gp37/Gp68 family protein, translating to MADNSKIEWTDSTWNPIRGCTKISPGCTHCYAETFAERFRGVKGHPYEQGFDLRFVPEKLEEPLRWTRPRMIFVNSMSDLFHEDVPEEYIERVAHVMQTANWHTYQVLTKRAGRLQALLSTTLRAQAALRHIWWGVSVENRRHGLPRIEQLREAPAAMRFLSVEPLPEDLGVIDFSGIHWVIVGGESGHGARPMERAWVESLRDQCAASGVPFFFKQWGGAQKKKNGRLLDGRTYDERPKWPATR from the coding sequence ATGGCAGACAATTCGAAAATCGAGTGGACCGACTCGACGTGGAACCCGATCCGCGGCTGCACCAAGATCAGTCCCGGCTGTACGCACTGTTACGCCGAAACTTTCGCGGAACGATTCCGCGGCGTCAAAGGCCATCCCTATGAACAGGGTTTCGATCTCCGCTTCGTCCCGGAAAAGCTCGAGGAGCCGTTGCGCTGGACCAGGCCGCGCATGATCTTCGTGAACTCGATGAGCGATCTCTTTCATGAGGATGTGCCGGAGGAGTATATCGAGCGCGTGGCGCACGTGATGCAGACGGCGAACTGGCATACCTATCAGGTGCTTACCAAGCGCGCCGGCCGCCTGCAGGCGCTGCTCAGCACGACGCTGCGGGCGCAGGCGGCATTGCGCCATATCTGGTGGGGCGTCAGCGTAGAGAACCGCAGGCATGGGCTGCCCCGCATCGAGCAACTGCGTGAAGCGCCGGCTGCAATGCGATTTCTTTCGGTCGAGCCGCTGCCGGAAGACCTCGGCGTGATCGATTTCAGCGGAATTCACTGGGTCATCGTGGGCGGCGAGAGCGGTCACGGCGCGCGGCCAATGGAACGCGCGTGGGTCGAGTCGTTGAGGGATCAGTGCGCGGCGTCGGGTGTTCCGTTCTTCTTCAAGCAATGGGGTGGAGCTCAGAAGAAAAAGAACGGCCGCTTGCTGGACGGGCGGACCTACGACGAGCGGCCGAAATGGCCTGCCACCCGCTGA